A region of Natribaculum luteum DNA encodes the following proteins:
- a CDS encoding phosphoribosyltransferase, whose protein sequence is MFADRTEAGERLAEDLGRRDVEADVVLGIPRGALPVARPVADELDADLDVVVASKIGAPGNPELAVGAVASDGSVWRNDDLIARLGVPEDYLERERENEAEYAREKAERYRDDGHVPDLEGKRVVVVDDGVATGATARACLRLVREAGADHVVLAVPVGPPDSLEEISTEADEIVALERPRSFGAVGQFYRNFGQVSDEEAMTYLE, encoded by the coding sequence ATGTTCGCTGATCGAACCGAAGCCGGCGAACGGCTCGCTGAGGACCTCGGTCGTCGCGACGTCGAGGCCGACGTCGTCCTCGGGATTCCGCGCGGTGCGCTCCCGGTAGCCCGACCGGTCGCGGACGAACTCGACGCCGACCTCGACGTCGTCGTGGCGTCGAAGATCGGCGCGCCGGGCAACCCCGAACTCGCGGTCGGGGCCGTCGCGAGCGACGGCAGCGTCTGGCGCAACGACGACCTCATCGCGCGACTGGGCGTCCCCGAAGACTACCTCGAGCGCGAACGAGAGAACGAGGCCGAATACGCACGTGAGAAGGCCGAACGCTACCGAGACGACGGTCACGTCCCCGACCTCGAGGGGAAACGGGTGGTCGTCGTCGACGACGGCGTGGCGACGGGTGCGACCGCGCGGGCGTGTCTCAGGCTGGTCCGCGAGGCCGGTGCCGACCACGTCGTCCTCGCGGTTCCGGTCGGTCCACCCGACTCGCTCGAGGAGATTTCGACCGAGGCGGACGAGATCGTCGCACTCGAGCGACCGCGGAGTTTCGGCGCGGTCGGGCAGTTCTACCGGAACTTCGGCCAGGTGTCCGACGAGGAGGCGATGACCTACCTCGAGTGA